The Quercus lobata isolate SW786 chromosome 9, ValleyOak3.0 Primary Assembly, whole genome shotgun sequence region atatcgattTCATAttctatgaaaatataattgttttcaataaaagttttttgtaaataatttcaACATGTCATATGGTAGTGACTAGTGAGGTATGTTACGTATGTACTTATCTTCttctaattttgaatttaaaatatagaCTGTTTCAAAAGCAAGAATCAATTCTGGCTCTTTAGGATCTATACTCTCTGGAAATTTTATTAGTACAGTTAGCAATGTAGccagagaagaaaaaacaagaacGAGAGATATCCTGAAATTacgttgagagagagagagagagagagagagaacaattaTTGAACTTCCATTTATACTAACAAAACAATTTAAAGCCGGTACAATGTTGAATACAATCTGGACTTAAATAGAAACTGATTCTAGTAAGCCCTAGAGAACACCAGAAGGATTCATGAAACTCAATATGGATTATACACAATCTCAAATCTAGCAAATATATACTTAGATGCCAAGGCTATCTATGGCGGGAATGTTTTTGCACTTCCGATTCAACTTTCCTCACATTGTCAACTATAACTTGGATTTTAGAGGACAGTTCTTCTGTTTCATCTTCAACATTATTCATAAAACTGAGTAGTTTTTCTCGATAAGCAGCACACAGCTGCTCCTGACGCTCCAACTCCATTGTAAgttcttcaattttcttatCCTTATCACCCTGACAGAATGGATAAATATTTCTTAGCTGAATCAGAAATGAATCAAAAACTATACAGGAAAGAAACCAAAAAGATAAGACTGATCCACaacatagtatttttttttttttttttttttttgggtgtgggGGGGGATAGGTAGATGATGGGTGGGGGAAGAAGGGATGGAGTTTGAACAACAGACATGGAGCATTGCAAAGGATGTCATTACTGTTGGGCTATCACTTGAATCTCTAGTATAAAAATGAATCTTAaacaaattatatgtttatCATCTGGAGTCTATGAACACCCATTGAGTCTTGACACATGATCTCACTCTCCAGTTCATTATTATAGGATGAGGAAGTGCCATGAGCTAGCTCATGGATTCCACCGGTGTGAAGTGAGGAATTTGGGACGGAATATGCCATAACTGGTCTActtataacaacaaaaattgacaTCAATTTATCAAGTTCAGAAACAACTCAATAACAGTCACACAAATGAATGATATGGAACTAAGATTTTGAATGAACTCGCAAAATGTGGAAAAGCTCAAGCAAGAAACTCAACGATTAAAAGAATTAAGCTAAGAAATAATGAACAAGTGTGAAGTTAATCAGCCTTAACAATTACTTAAGTCAGGTAAACTTACCGATGTGCTAAATCCATTGGCAGTAACAACCAGAGGATGGTTATGCTCTTTTTCAAATCTTGAAACAACCCATTTCCCAGACTTTTCCATCTTCACCAAAATAGTAGCCTTGCATCCTTCACGTGCACTAGGTCGTGGTTTTTTCTCTGGTCCAATTGTCCCCCTATGATTAGGAGAGAAACCTTGTTTATTACATCCAAGTCGACGGGCAAGTGTTCTCCCATCAATCCCAGAACGGCGGCGTTGCATTATTCTCACAATAAATCCTACCCGTCTAGCATACTCAACATAGAATTTTCTTGCAGCATCTTCAGAATCAAATTCCATACCCACATAAGGTTCAAGAACTGCACCTTCTTCGAATGAACCTGTGTTAACTTCAAGAGAGCTGTTTATTACCTCAACTTCTTTCTCCAAATCCACTGCCACAAAAATCCATGTAGATATCATCATTTATGTTGGTGAGATACATCAACTGAAGATAATACAActcatttcatatttttgaGTAATGGCGTTATCCAGCCAgaatttggaaaataataatgacaatAAAAAGAGTAGAGCCATTTCCTTTATTGTCCAATCAaaattctgttttttattttatataagtaTGTCCAATCAAATTCTGTTTGAATCTTTtgctttcaaaagttttaaattaaagcTTATCAATCAagagtttttcttttacattCAAACTTACTAAGAAAATTATTAGAATGGCATTGCAGTCAAACAGGCAATTATGATGCGAAGCTTTCTCAACCACATGGTATGTGTATCACAGGTCATTTTTCAAGCTTTACCACAGTTGCAAAGAAGTAGTGCACAATAATAAAGGAACTTGAGAAGTGTTTCAAGCTTGATAACATAGTTTTTAGTACATAAATATACCAACTCATCAAAACACCTTTGACCTCCTTTGAGATAGGACCGCATTTTTAAGGTACAAATCAAATATATATCTAGAAGGAAAGTAATGATCAAACTACCTGTTAAACTAGTAATGTCTACTTAACTACACATTTAAAAATGGTGATCACCTATCTGTGAATCCAACTTGTGTAAGAGTGAACAAGGTGATCAAATGAAAGGAAAGTGAATTGTCAGACAGTGAGAGACTATCAAGTTAAGGGTATTGAGATGGTCGATTCCAGTAAAGAAGTTGAAGAAGGCCAAAGATGACAAGCCAGAGTCATGAAGGGCCAAGGAACTTGGAAGTCTTTCCTAGAGGAAGAGAAGTTGAATTTCTACCCCTTCTGGACACAGGTGCAACTTAAAGAGTCTCTAGTCTAAGGGAATCAAAGTGCTTGTGTTTGCGAATCTCAATTGACGAGATTTAGATTCAGACCATAGATTCTAAACTCTAAAGCTAAGCCATTCCAAAGTATCATTAAGGAAGTCCACTTGGGTTGAACTTTGGAGATTAAGGATGTCCACTTAACTTTGAAGATGGAAGGGAGAGTGGAGATTCAATCACTGAGATAGACAACCATCACTTGGTAATGGGACTAAAGTCACTAAACTTCATGAGGCAGATGATGCTGTTCCAATGCTATATTTGAACACCCACATTATCCAGGGAGTGTCGATCTAAGTTTTGTGGGTCTTGCAGCAACCTGGGGAATTGAAACTTGGACTTGGGGCCCTTCAGCTCATGAGGACATAAGCAAGTAGGAGAAACTTGTTAATATCACCTACCTACCTTCTCAAGGCTCTAGAGTTCAAGATGGTAGAACAAAAATCACTACGTTGAAAGAAGTGATGAAGGCCACGACAAGAGAGTCACATAATACAATGCGAAGGATGTCACAAACAAGCTTGTCCAGGGTATGTGACTTTGCCTATGGCCATTTGTCTTGCAATATTTCTTGGCTTAtgtaacatttttataattagtTCTAGGATTAAGGCTGTTTTTTAACTTATGGGATTACTGTCACCCAAGCATATTGATATACCATCTCATCAGTAAGGATTCTAGTTAGAATGCTATTTTGTGGGATGGTGACTAATTAGTATAATGTTGAACTAGCTTAGTAGTGCCAGCTAGTTTTGAAGTTACTTCTCTTCCCACCTCATTGTATG contains the following coding sequences:
- the LOC115960535 gene encoding protein FAR1-RELATED SEQUENCE 5-like is translated as MDLEKEVEVINSSLEVNTGSFEEGAVLEPYVGMEFDSEDAARKFYVEYARRVGFIVRIMQRRRSGIDGRTLARRLGCNKQGFSPNHRGTIGPEKKPRPSAREGCKATILVKMEKSGKWVVSRFEKEHNHPLVVTANGFSTSGDKDKKIEELTMELERQEQLCAAYREKLLSFMNNVEDETEELSSKIQVIVDNVRKVESEVQKHSRHR